From Jiangella mangrovi:
CGACCCGCAGCGCTTGAAACGCGTCAACCACCGCGGGCAGCACCTGATCGGCGATGCTCGCGTGCAGCAGCAGCCGCGACGTCGACCCGCACGACTGGCCGGTGCTGGCCTCGAGGTTCATGCCGGTGACGGCGCTGCGGGCGGCGGCCGCGAGGTCTGCATCGGGGAACACCAGCATGGCGTTCTTGCCGCCGAGCTCGAGACTGACCTGCTTGACGGCGGCAGCGGCGGCGGCGGCCTGGACGAGGCGCCCGGTCCGCTCGCTGCCGATGAACGCGAGCCGGCGGATCCGCGGGTGCGTGACGAGCGCCGCGCCGGTCTCGGGGCCCTGCCCGCTGACGACGTTGACCAGGCCCGCCGGCAGCACCTGCTGCGCCAGCTCGCCGAAGCGCAGCGCCGACAGCGGCGTCTGGTGCGCCGGCTTGATGATCAGCGCGTTCCCGGCGAGCAGCGGCGCGGCGGCCTTCCCTGCGGCGAACATCAACGGGTGGTTGAACGGCAGGATCCGCCCGACGACGCCGAACGGCTCGCGCCGGGTGTAGTGCAGGTGCTCCGCCGACGCCGGCACGACCTCGCCGGTGAGCTGCAGCGACCAGTCGGCGAACAGCCGCAGCGAGTCCGTCGCCCGCTCGACGTCGAGCAGCATCGAGCGCAGCGGGCTGCCGAGGTCGACGGCGTCCAGCGCGGCCAGCTCCAGCGCGTGCTCGTCGACCAGCGCCGCGAGGTCGCGCAGCAGCCGGGCGCGTTGCCGCGGCGCCGTCTCGGCCCACTGCTCCTGGGCGGCGGCCGCGGCCCGGTAGGCCCGCTCGACGTCGGCGGCGTCGCCGTCGGGCACGTGCGCGAGCAGCGTCCGCGTGCTCGGGTCGAACGTCGGATAGGTCCGCCCGGACGCCGCGTCGACGAGCTCGCCGCCGATGGCCAGCCGCCAGGTCCGGCCGGCGACGTACCCGGCGACCCCCTGCGCGTCGAAGGCCGCGCCGATTCCGCTCGCCGTCGTGCTCGTCACGACGCGCTCCCCGTGGACGCCAGCGCACGGGCGCTGAGGTAGCCGAAGGTCATGCCGGCGGCCAGGGTCGCGCCGGCTCCCGGGTAGCCCGGGCCGAACGCGCTGGCCGCGGCGTTGCCGCAGGCGTAGAGGCCGGGGATCGCCCCGCCGAGCGCCCGCTGCACGTTGCCGGTGGCGTCGGTGACCGGGCCGCCCTTGGTGCCGAGCGCGCCGAGGTGGATCTCGACGGCGTAGTACGGCCCGTCGCCCAGCGGGCGGACGTTGCGGTGCGGCGTCACGCGCGCGTCGCCGCGGTAGGCGTCGTAGGCGGACTCGCCGCGGTGGAAGACCGGGTCGGCGCCGGCGGCGGCGTGCTCGTTGTACTCGGCGATCTGCGCGGCCAGTCCCTGCCGGTCGATGCCGACCAGGACGGCCAGCTCGTCGAGGGTGTCCGCCGTCGGCATCCAGGCGGGGGTCGGCGCGTCCGGCGTCACCGTCGCGACGGAGTACGAGTCGCGGAAGCGCTGGTCGAAGATGAGCCAGCAGGGCTGGTGGGCATAGCGGTAGTGGCCGGGGTCGAACGTGCCCAGCGCCTTGCCGAGGTCGTTGTAGTTCATCGCCTCGTCGACGAAGCGGCGCCCGTCGCGGTCGACCATGATGCCGCCGGGCAGCGCGCGCAGGCTGCTGGTCGGCCGGTAGAGCGGCTCGCCGTCGTAGGTGTCGCCCTTGGCGTGGACGGTCGGCGTCCACCAGGCCTCGCTCATGTTGCCCAGGCGCGCGCCGGCGGCCATCGCCATGAGCAGGCCGTCGCCGGTGTTCGACGGCGGGCTGGCCGGGTGGTGCATGGGCTTGCCGAGGAACTGGTCGACGAGCTCGCGGTTCCACTCGAACCCGCCGGAGGCCAGGACGACGCCGCGGGTGGCCGCGATGGTCACGGTCTCGCCGTCGACGGTCGCGACGACGCCGGTGACCCGGCCGGTCCCGTCCTGCACGAGCTCGGTGACGGGGCTGTCCGCGTGGACGTCGACGCCGAGCTTCAGGCAGCCGTGCAGCAGGCTGCCGACCAGCGCCGCGCCCATGCCGACCATGCCCTTCGAGACGCGGTCGGCGATGAGCGCCCAGTCCCAGCGGTCGATGGTGTCCTGCCCCCACTCGTCGACCTCGAGCCGCTTCACGGGGACGCCGCTGTGCGCCGCGCGCAGCTTCGGCTTCAGGTCGCCGAGCAGCGTGGTGTCGAACAGGCCCTGCTGGATCGTGCGGCCGCCGGGCAGCGCGCCGGGCAGGCCCGGCTGGTAGTCCGGGTGCTCGTGGTTGGCCTCGAACTCGATGCCGGCGTGACCGGCGACGAGGTCCAGCATCGGGTTGACGGCGTCGAGGAACGCCGTCAGCAGCGACTCGTCGACCCGTCCGAGCGTGATCTCCTTCAAGTACACGAGGGCGTCGTCCAGGCTGTCCTTGCCGCCCTCGGCCGCGAACCACCGGTTCGCCGGCGCCCAGATCGACCCGCCCGAGACCACGCTGGTGCCGCCGAACACCGGCGCCTTCTCCAGGACCGTCACCCGCAGTCCCTCGGCGGCGGCGACCAGGGCGGCGGTCAGGCCGGACGCCCCGGACCCCACGACGACGACATCAGTGGTCTGCATACGTGCCTCCCAGCGCGTGACGGATCCGGGCGCAGATGTCGTCCGCGGCCGGCTGGAGCAGCGGGGCCATGAGCATCTCGACCATCGGGGCCATCGGCCCGCCCGGGCTGACGTGCAGCGTGAACGTGAGCCGGCTGCCCTCACCGGTCGGCGGCGTGGTCGCGGCCGGTGCGGCCGGTGCGGCCGGTGCGGCCGGTGCGGCCGGTGCGGCCGGTGCGGGCGGTGCGCTCGCCGGCGGTGTCGGACGCTTGCGGCCGATCAGTCGCGAGACGACGCGGAACCAGAACCGCTGCCAGCGGGACGGCCGGGTCACGACGGGGTCAGCTGCGGCCGGCGCGGTGCTCGCGTCCCCCGGAGCCATGCCGGCGCCGTCGTCGGCCAAGGGCTCGACACGGAACGAGCCGGTGCCGGTGAGCCGCTCGGTGAGCCCGGTGAGCTCGAACCGGGAGATCTCGCCGTCGACCTGCTCGACCCGGTCGACCTGGATCTCGACCGCGC
This genomic window contains:
- a CDS encoding FAD-dependent oxidoreductase; translation: MQTTDVVVVGSGASGLTAALVAAAEGLRVTVLEKAPVFGGTSVVSGGSIWAPANRWFAAEGGKDSLDDALVYLKEITLGRVDESLLTAFLDAVNPMLDLVAGHAGIEFEANHEHPDYQPGLPGALPGGRTIQQGLFDTTLLGDLKPKLRAAHSGVPVKRLEVDEWGQDTIDRWDWALIADRVSKGMVGMGAALVGSLLHGCLKLGVDVHADSPVTELVQDGTGRVTGVVATVDGETVTIAATRGVVLASGGFEWNRELVDQFLGKPMHHPASPPSNTGDGLLMAMAAGARLGNMSEAWWTPTVHAKGDTYDGEPLYRPTSSLRALPGGIMVDRDGRRFVDEAMNYNDLGKALGTFDPGHYRYAHQPCWLIFDQRFRDSYSVATVTPDAPTPAWMPTADTLDELAVLVGIDRQGLAAQIAEYNEHAAAGADPVFHRGESAYDAYRGDARVTPHRNVRPLGDGPYYAVEIHLGALGTKGGPVTDATGNVQRALGGAIPGLYACGNAAASAFGPGYPGAGATLAAGMTFGYLSARALASTGSAS
- a CDS encoding aldehyde dehydrogenase family protein, which codes for MTSTTASGIGAAFDAQGVAGYVAGRTWRLAIGGELVDAASGRTYPTFDPSTRTLLAHVPDGDAADVERAYRAAAAAQEQWAETAPRQRARLLRDLAALVDEHALELAALDAVDLGSPLRSMLLDVERATDSLRLFADWSLQLTGEVVPASAEHLHYTRREPFGVVGRILPFNHPLMFAAGKAAAPLLAGNALIIKPAHQTPLSALRFGELAQQVLPAGLVNVVSGQGPETGAALVTHPRIRRLAFIGSERTGRLVQAAAAAAAVKQVSLELGGKNAMLVFPDADLAAAARSAVTGMNLEASTGQSCGSTSRLLLHASIADQVLPAVVDAFQALRVGPALDEATEVGPLVSEQQQEKVRGLVDDAVAAGAVLECGGTTASAAAPTEAGFYYPPTVLSAVDPAMRIAREEAFGPVLTVFTFQTEAEAVALANDLDYGLTASVWTSDINRAHRLAHDLEAGFVWINGSSQHFPGVPYGGVKASGIGREECLDELLSFTQVKSVNVMGALARR
- a CDS encoding SRPBCC family protein, with product MIGGEQSVDLGVDAERLWAYMTTYENWAEYVIGFQELKVVDETRTIWTLRGDVGILSRAVEIQVDRVEQVDGEISRFELTGLTERLTGTGSFRVEPLADDGAGMAPGDASTAPAAADPVVTRPSRWQRFWFRVVSRLIGRKRPTPPASAPPAPAAPAAPAAPAAPAAPAATTPPTGEGSRLTFTLHVSPGGPMAPMVEMLMAPLLQPAADDICARIRHALGGTYADH